One segment of Scyliorhinus torazame isolate Kashiwa2021f chromosome 14, sScyTor2.1, whole genome shotgun sequence DNA contains the following:
- the LOC140389418 gene encoding uncharacterized protein isoform X3 — translation MAAERWATTSLFLLISSFSTGMEAVISRVVQAPASIHIFQGGNVTLNCSFRLDGLGTYSWRRDDSPIDFDSPRYKQRIIKADQEAFKSRKDASIHIKHMTECESGIYYCEIEMLGKPKQTGNGTLVTVEHVCDKSRPFNNFTFDWMWIAVAGGVALLVTLALLVVIIFLTRRNKAYALLVRECSSFDCTKETEPPQRKKRRNPAQHQQDDSYLHCHGNEAKVKNKRPLPPRRNMQ, via the exons GTATGGAGGCCGTTATTTCTCGCGTGGTGCAAGCCCCCGCTTCTATTCATATATTCCAAGGTGGCAATGTGACCTTGAATTGCAGTTTTCGTTTAGACGGCTTGGGGACGTACAGCTGGAGACGGGATGACAGTCCCATTGACTTTGATTCTCCAAGGTACAAGCAAAGAATTATAAAAGCGGATCAGGAGGCTTTCAAGTCGAGGAAGGATGCATCTATCCACATTAAGCACATGACTGAATGCGAGTCTGGTATATATTACTGTGAGATTGAAATGCTGGGGAAACCGAAGCAGACAGGCAATGGAACCTTGGTCACCGTAGAAC ATGTTTGCGACAAATCACGTCCTTTTAATAACTTTACGTTCGACTGGATGTGGATTGCAGTGGCAGGGGGTGTCGCGTTGCTTgttactctggcactgctggtggtgATAATATTTCTTACTCGACGCAACAAAG CTTACGCTTTACTTGTCAG AGAATGTTCCTCTTTCGATTGTACAAAAGAAACAG AGCCACCACAGAGAAAAAAAAGGCGTAATCCTGCCCAACATCAG CAGGACGATAGTTACCTTCACTGTCATGGTAATGAAGCCAAAGTGAAGAATAAACGCCCGCTACCGCCAAGGAGGAATATGCAGTAG